One genomic segment of Chitinophaga sancti includes these proteins:
- a CDS encoding zinc-dependent metalloprotease — MNKRFIRSSAAIFFSSFLLITGTFSPAAAQRRKKHEGNTTPTDSTARPPLPAKSGPKTSPKKFSDVITASARTDSGLFIIYKQDDKIFFEIPDSIMGRDILVVNRISKSAAGLRSSMYGYSGDEIGENVIRFDKGPNDRIFLKNISYTEISKDSSQPMFQAVMNSNIQPIAAAFDIKAFSDSAHNSVIDLTDYIQGDNDIFFFDPRIKSGLKLGGVQPDKSYIVDVKSYPINTEIKTVKTYSKSGGGQGPVGSSPSGNATLELNTSMILLPATPMKSRYFDPRVGFFTTSVTDFDADPQGVKRLSMVTRWRLEPKPEDREKYNRGELVEPAKPIIFYIDPATPKKWVPYLIQGVNDWQTAFEQAGFKNAIIAKMAPTPAEDSTWSLEDARFSAIVYKPSDIPNASGPHVHDPRSGEILESHINWYHNVMRLLRNWYFVQCAPNDPRARKVEFDDQLMGELIRFVSSHEVGHTLGLRHNFGSSSAYPVEKLRDKEWVRANGHAPSIMDYARFNYVAQPGDGITGTDLYPRINFYDKWAIEWGYRQIPGVTDPTAEQPILNKWTIEKLKDKKYWFGTEMNPDDPRSQNEDLGDNAMKASEYGIKNLQRIMPNLITWTSSPNEGYANLSELYKEINTQFGRYMGHVAKNIGGIYETPKTVEQEGGIYAAVPKATQQEAVQFLQQQLFTTPKWLLNKEILSRTGNNATAIISARQNPILQRIMSSGTLTKLINSEANEGINTYTAITLLTDLKKGIFSELTSHHAIDVFRRNLQKNYVDNLVGLISEPSANSGDGMMIVIGPATSISATPADVSSIARAQLVALKGEIKAAAATAGDNMSRYHLNDLYEKINQALDPK; from the coding sequence ATGAATAAACGCTTTATCCGCTCCTCTGCGGCTATCTTTTTCAGTTCCTTTCTGCTGATTACAGGGACTTTCAGCCCTGCCGCAGCCCAAAGAAGAAAAAAACATGAGGGTAACACCACACCTACCGACTCTACTGCACGCCCTCCACTTCCTGCTAAAAGTGGTCCTAAAACCTCACCAAAAAAGTTCAGTGATGTCATCACAGCCAGTGCCAGAACGGATTCCGGACTGTTCATTATCTACAAACAAGATGATAAGATCTTCTTCGAAATACCCGATTCCATTATGGGAAGAGATATCCTCGTAGTAAACCGTATCTCTAAATCTGCTGCCGGCCTGCGCTCTTCTATGTATGGCTATAGTGGTGATGAAATAGGGGAAAACGTGATCCGCTTTGATAAAGGTCCAAATGACAGGATATTCCTGAAAAACATCTCCTATACTGAGATTTCAAAAGATTCCAGTCAACCGATGTTCCAGGCCGTGATGAATTCCAATATCCAACCTATTGCAGCAGCCTTTGATATCAAAGCTTTCTCCGACAGCGCTCACAATAGCGTGATTGACCTCACAGATTACATCCAGGGTGATAATGATATCTTCTTCTTTGATCCGCGTATCAAGTCAGGACTCAAGCTGGGCGGGGTACAGCCTGATAAATCTTATATCGTGGATGTGAAGTCTTACCCCATCAATACGGAGATCAAAACGGTAAAAACCTACTCCAAATCCGGTGGTGGTCAGGGCCCTGTAGGCAGCTCTCCAAGTGGCAATGCTACGCTGGAACTGAATACTTCTATGATCCTTCTGCCTGCTACCCCGATGAAGAGCAGGTACTTTGATCCCCGCGTTGGTTTCTTTACTACCTCTGTGACTGACTTTGATGCCGATCCACAAGGTGTGAAAAGATTATCTATGGTCACCCGCTGGCGCCTGGAGCCCAAACCGGAAGATAGAGAAAAGTATAACCGTGGGGAACTCGTGGAACCCGCGAAACCCATTATATTCTACATAGACCCCGCTACTCCTAAAAAGTGGGTGCCTTACCTGATTCAGGGTGTCAATGACTGGCAAACTGCATTTGAACAGGCTGGATTTAAAAATGCGATCATTGCTAAAATGGCCCCTACCCCAGCAGAAGATTCTACATGGAGCCTGGAAGACGCCCGTTTTTCAGCAATCGTATACAAGCCTTCTGATATTCCTAATGCAAGTGGTCCGCATGTGCATGATCCCCGTTCCGGAGAGATCCTCGAAAGCCATATCAACTGGTATCACAACGTGATGCGCTTATTGCGTAACTGGTACTTTGTACAATGTGCGCCCAACGATCCAAGAGCACGTAAGGTTGAATTCGATGACCAGCTAATGGGTGAACTGATTCGCTTTGTTTCTTCTCATGAAGTAGGACATACCCTGGGCCTCCGTCATAACTTCGGTTCCAGCTCTGCATATCCTGTAGAAAAACTGAGAGATAAGGAATGGGTCAGGGCTAACGGCCACGCCCCCTCTATTATGGACTATGCGCGTTTTAACTATGTTGCACAACCAGGTGATGGAATTACCGGTACTGACCTCTACCCTCGTATTAACTTCTATGATAAATGGGCCATTGAATGGGGATATCGCCAGATTCCTGGTGTGACTGATCCGACTGCAGAACAGCCTATTTTGAATAAATGGACCATCGAAAAACTGAAGGATAAGAAATATTGGTTTGGTACTGAAATGAATCCTGACGATCCAAGATCTCAGAATGAAGACCTGGGTGATAATGCCATGAAAGCAAGTGAGTATGGTATTAAAAACCTACAGCGTATTATGCCTAACCTCATTACATGGACAAGTTCTCCAAATGAAGGTTATGCTAATCTCAGTGAATTGTACAAAGAGATCAATACACAGTTTGGCAGGTACATGGGCCATGTGGCTAAAAACATAGGTGGAATATATGAGACACCTAAAACTGTAGAGCAGGAAGGGGGCATATATGCCGCTGTTCCCAAAGCAACACAGCAGGAGGCCGTACAGTTCTTACAACAACAATTATTCACTACGCCAAAATGGTTACTTAATAAAGAGATCCTGAGCCGTACCGGGAACAACGCCACTGCTATCATCAGTGCCCGTCAGAATCCAATTCTTCAACGCATCATGAGTTCTGGTACGTTGACAAAACTGATCAACTCTGAGGCAAATGAAGGCATCAATACATATACAGCTATTACCCTGCTGACCGATCTGAAAAAAGGGATCTTTAGTGAACTGACTTCTCATCATGCAATCGACGTATTCCGCAGGAACCTGCAAAAGAATTATGTGGATAACCTGGTGGGCCTGATCAGTGAACCATCTGCCAACTCTGGTGATGGAATGATGATCGTGATTGGTCCAGCCACCAGTATTTCTGCTACACCTGCTGATGTAAGCAGCATTGCACGTGCACAACTTGTTGCATTGAAAGGTGAAATAAAAGCTGCTGCTGCAACGGCCGGAGATAATATGAGCCGTTATCATCTGAATGATTTGTATGAGAAGATTAATCAGGCTTTGGATCCTAAATAA
- a CDS encoding MotA/TolQ/ExbB proton channel family protein produces the protein MAETKTTVTAASAKANSSHQPKKSNNAFAMLAVPVCIVIGILFYMFVLGNPSNFQGGITGEGAKPVEEGIGKWFGTVYEGGVIVPILISVLLICITFVIERFLYISKAKGKFSGAELVRKVQYHLANKNVDAALAECDKQKGSVGNVLKAGLKKYKEMITNTELDTEQKILAIKQEIEETTSLELPMMEKNLVFLSTIASVATLLGLFGTVLGMIKSFSAMSAAGAPDSGKLAGGISEALINTALGISTSAVAIIMYNYFTTNIDSITYAIDESGFTLTQSFAANHK, from the coding sequence ATGGCTGAGACTAAAACAACTGTGACTGCAGCTTCTGCCAAAGCGAATTCATCTCATCAACCTAAGAAATCAAACAATGCATTTGCAATGCTGGCTGTGCCTGTTTGTATCGTAATAGGTATTCTTTTTTACATGTTCGTATTAGGTAACCCTAGTAACTTCCAGGGTGGTATTACCGGCGAAGGTGCAAAACCAGTTGAAGAAGGTATTGGTAAATGGTTTGGTACTGTTTACGAGGGTGGTGTAATTGTACCTATCCTGATCTCTGTATTACTGATTTGTATCACTTTCGTAATCGAACGTTTCCTTTATATCTCTAAAGCGAAGGGTAAATTTAGCGGTGCTGAACTGGTAAGAAAAGTTCAATATCACCTGGCGAACAAAAATGTTGACGCTGCTCTGGCTGAGTGCGACAAACAAAAAGGTTCAGTTGGTAACGTTCTGAAAGCTGGTCTGAAGAAGTACAAAGAAATGATCACTAACACAGAGCTGGATACTGAGCAGAAAATCCTGGCTATCAAGCAAGAGATCGAAGAAACTACTTCACTGGAACTGCCTATGATGGAAAAGAACCTGGTGTTCCTTTCAACAATTGCTTCCGTAGCTACCCTGTTAGGGCTGTTCGGTACAGTATTAGGTATGATCAAATCCTTTTCTGCGATGTCTGCAGCAGGTGCACCAGATTCTGGTAAACTGGCAGGTGGTATCTCTGAAGCGTTAATCAACACCGCTCTGGGTATCTCTACTTCAGCAGTTGCGATCATCATGTATAACTACTTTACTACAAACATTGATAGCATCACTTACGCTATCGACGAGTCTGGCTTTACTTTAACACAGAGCTTCGCTGCAAACCACAAATAA
- the truA gene encoding tRNA pseudouridine(38-40) synthase TruA: protein MRYFIEVAYKGTQFGGFQIQDTAHTVQAEIDRAISLLMREKVETTGSSRTDAGVHALQNFLHFDIAQPLHPQFIYKVNAILSRDIVLKQVYAVSDEAHSRFDALNRAYKYTLYTQKDPFMQDRGYFYPYSLDFDLLQEAAGILKTYENFMTFSKRNTQVRTYNCNIMESAWTKEDGHIVYRVRANRFLRGMVRGMVGTMLRVGRGKLTIEGFRKAIEMRDCTYADFAVPPQGLFLMQVAYPSGLLDKGIF from the coding sequence ATGAGATATTTTATAGAAGTAGCGTACAAAGGGACCCAGTTCGGTGGCTTTCAGATCCAGGACACAGCACATACGGTGCAGGCTGAAATAGATCGGGCTATTAGTCTGCTCATGCGGGAGAAAGTGGAGACGACGGGATCCAGTCGTACAGATGCAGGAGTACATGCTTTGCAGAACTTTCTGCACTTTGATATTGCGCAACCTTTGCATCCGCAATTCATCTATAAGGTAAATGCGATCCTGTCACGCGATATTGTATTAAAGCAGGTATATGCGGTAAGCGATGAAGCGCATTCCCGCTTCGATGCCCTGAACCGTGCTTATAAATATACCTTATACACACAGAAAGATCCTTTTATGCAGGATAGGGGATACTTCTATCCCTATAGTCTGGACTTTGACCTGCTGCAGGAAGCAGCGGGTATATTAAAGACCTATGAGAACTTCATGACTTTTAGTAAGCGGAACACGCAGGTGAGAACTTATAACTGTAATATCATGGAATCAGCGTGGACGAAAGAGGACGGACATATAGTATATCGGGTACGGGCAAATCGTTTTTTGAGAGGAATGGTGCGGGGAATGGTAGGTACGATGCTGAGAGTAGGGCGTGGAAAGCTGACGATAGAGGGGTTCAGGAAAGCGATAGAGATGAGGGATTGTACGTATGCTGACTTCGCAGTACCGCCTCAGGGTTTGTTTTTAATGCAGGTAGCATATCCATCTGGGTTACTTGATAAAGGAATTTTTTAA
- a CDS encoding LacI family DNA-binding transcriptional regulator → MKERTSKVTIYDIAKSLNLSASTVSRALQNNTLINQETREKVRQTATDMGYVPNWIASSLRKKRSNILGLIVPRTSMYFQSTAISGIQHEAHKYGFSIVIGQSDDTVAMEKELVQTFYSLRVDGLLAVSSMFTTTFEHFNPFIKNNIPLVFYDRVPSDFNGYTITGDDFRGGYLATEHLIKQGCKRIAHFSGILTCNLYQQRLSGYKAALAHYGLPFDESLIYVHNLTADAAVTAARQLLSQEVLPDGLFSTNDTSAIAFIQEARQFNIQIPEQIKVVGYSNDASSRIISPSLSTIEQSGYSMGQKAVEILVQLINQDETVKITQNFVFPVELIERASSKI, encoded by the coding sequence GTGAAAGAACGCACTTCAAAAGTCACCATTTACGACATAGCTAAGTCGCTAAATCTCTCTGCTTCCACGGTCTCAAGGGCACTGCAAAACAACACCCTGATTAATCAGGAGACACGTGAAAAAGTAAGACAGACTGCCACTGATATGGGCTATGTCCCCAACTGGATCGCATCCAGTCTTCGAAAGAAACGCTCCAACATTCTGGGGCTGATTGTTCCACGTACTTCTATGTATTTCCAAAGCACTGCTATCAGCGGTATCCAGCACGAAGCACATAAATATGGCTTCAGCATTGTGATTGGTCAATCTGATGATACAGTGGCGATGGAAAAAGAACTGGTGCAAACCTTTTATTCTTTAAGAGTAGATGGATTACTGGCGGTTTCTTCGATGTTTACCACCACGTTTGAACATTTCAATCCCTTTATTAAGAACAACATTCCGCTGGTATTCTATGATCGGGTACCATCTGACTTCAATGGTTATACCATTACGGGAGATGATTTCAGAGGAGGGTACCTGGCTACGGAGCACCTGATCAAACAAGGATGCAAACGTATTGCACATTTTTCGGGTATTCTGACGTGTAATTTGTATCAGCAACGATTAAGTGGTTATAAGGCTGCTTTAGCGCATTATGGCCTTCCTTTTGACGAATCCCTGATATATGTGCATAACCTGACTGCTGATGCAGCTGTTACTGCTGCCAGGCAGTTATTATCCCAGGAAGTATTACCGGATGGATTATTTTCTACAAATGATACTTCAGCTATTGCATTCATCCAGGAGGCGAGACAATTTAATATTCAGATACCGGAACAGATTAAGGTAGTGGGTTATTCTAATGACGCATCTTCCCGCATTATTTCTCCTTCGCTAAGTACGATAGAACAATCCGGTTATTCAATGGGGCAAAAAGCTGTAGAGATTTTAGTGCAGTTGATCAACCAGGATGAGACGGTGAAGATTACCCAGAATTTTGTATTTCCTGTTGAATTGATAGAACGAGCTTCCAGCAAGATATAA
- a CDS encoding biopolymer transporter ExbD, with the protein MPKVKMARKSTLVDMTAMCDVAFLLLTFFMLATKFKPDEPVTVVTPSSINTKLLPDSDVIMLTIDENGRVFFSMDGQPKRQKLIEDLNTQYKLGLDAKEMNNFIIGSSVGTELKNLKSYLALKTAERKKSGLETGIPTDSANNEVAVWIEYARSAQGGNPRLQYCIKADNNTPYPKIKDVLDTFKKKGIQKLNLVTNLEAPPPGTAAALARAQGGNKKEE; encoded by the coding sequence ATGCCAAAAGTTAAAATGGCTAGGAAGAGCACGCTGGTTGACATGACCGCGATGTGTGATGTGGCTTTCCTGCTGCTCACGTTCTTCATGCTGGCGACTAAGTTTAAGCCGGATGAACCGGTAACTGTGGTAACTCCGTCTTCAATCAACACCAAATTGTTGCCTGATTCCGATGTAATCATGTTAACAATCGACGAGAATGGAAGGGTATTCTTTAGTATGGATGGCCAGCCTAAACGTCAGAAACTGATCGAAGACCTGAATACCCAGTATAAATTGGGTCTGGATGCAAAGGAGATGAACAACTTCATTATCGGTTCCAGTGTTGGTACAGAGCTGAAGAATCTCAAATCTTACCTCGCGCTGAAAACAGCAGAACGTAAGAAATCCGGTCTCGAAACAGGTATTCCTACTGATTCCGCTAACAATGAGGTAGCAGTATGGATCGAGTATGCAAGATCTGCACAGGGTGGTAATCCCAGATTGCAGTATTGTATAAAGGCTGATAACAACACCCCTTATCCTAAGATCAAGGATGTGCTGGATACCTTCAAAAAGAAAGGTATTCAGAAGCTGAATCTGGTGACTAACCTTGAGGCACCACCTCCAGGTACTGCTGCTGCTTTGGCTCGTGCACAAGGCGGTAACAAGAAAGAAGAATAG
- a CDS encoding DUF4476 domain-containing protein, translated as MIKYLKKSLLIPCLLLIALQMTAQDKQYYIYIQSERSQPFYVRFDGKLLSSSDKGYLIISKLPAGTANMRIGFAKSEVPEQQYLVKVGGSNDQGYLLKQDGLYNLVTFAATRPVKKGEEPAVAAAPAPVVETPAPAPAPVTEVPAPAPVETAVTPASPAPEPQKAMMDSMQKDLAAAFPNKEAGVTVGPGTRPVKPTNKFSESLDRVVKDDRPEEPLVDPNAGTGMILAPAKDTTLAVQQHEEKKGRKKRRDREPLTEEEQQILADVMAEEHKAAATSAPAADLTVTTDTAVTVVAESAPAPAPVVTEDAAIPDKKAKKAKKKKSDDPAFIDFQDGSNAQATPSAAVDVATVSVASAVEEPAPAPVSKKKKRKTDTEERPNNVLTDDSSGYAVSDLNIDHTSKKDRKKKKQDVEEGAVAAAEVPAVATEDTKKSSSSVKMINSDCGKVMDEDAFRKLLRKFVGGKDDDGMIDAFKKQTKGYCLETSQVKTLVQLLGTDDSRYRLLDQAYPKVYDSEHFAALESVLSDSYYKGRFKAMVHR; from the coding sequence ATGATTAAGTATTTGAAAAAATCTTTATTGATACCGTGCCTTCTTCTGATCGCATTGCAGATGACAGCTCAGGATAAGCAGTACTATATTTATATACAAAGCGAAAGGTCTCAGCCTTTCTATGTACGCTTTGATGGAAAATTACTCAGCTCTTCCGATAAAGGCTATCTCATTATTTCCAAACTGCCTGCTGGTACAGCCAATATGCGTATTGGATTTGCAAAAAGTGAAGTACCCGAACAACAGTACCTGGTAAAAGTTGGAGGTTCCAATGACCAGGGGTACCTGTTGAAACAGGATGGCTTATATAATTTAGTGACATTTGCCGCCACCAGGCCTGTGAAGAAGGGAGAAGAACCGGCAGTAGCAGCAGCGCCTGCGCCTGTAGTGGAAACACCGGCACCAGCACCTGCTCCGGTTACAGAAGTGCCGGCACCAGCTCCTGTTGAGACAGCAGTAACACCTGCTTCTCCTGCTCCGGAGCCGCAAAAGGCCATGATGGATTCTATGCAAAAGGATCTGGCAGCAGCTTTCCCAAATAAAGAAGCAGGAGTTACAGTAGGTCCTGGTACCCGTCCGGTAAAACCAACCAACAAGTTTTCAGAATCCCTGGATAGGGTCGTAAAAGATGACAGACCCGAGGAACCACTGGTAGATCCGAATGCCGGAACAGGTATGATCCTGGCACCTGCCAAGGATACCACATTGGCTGTTCAGCAACATGAAGAAAAGAAAGGACGTAAGAAACGCAGGGATAGAGAACCACTTACAGAAGAAGAACAACAGATCCTTGCTGATGTAATGGCGGAAGAACATAAGGCAGCAGCAACATCTGCACCAGCAGCAGATCTGACTGTTACTACTGATACTGCAGTAACGGTTGTGGCAGAATCGGCACCGGCTCCAGCTCCTGTTGTAACAGAAGATGCAGCAATACCTGATAAGAAAGCTAAGAAAGCAAAGAAGAAAAAATCAGATGATCCTGCTTTTATCGATTTTCAGGATGGTAGCAATGCACAGGCAACACCTTCAGCCGCTGTAGATGTTGCTACTGTATCAGTTGCTTCTGCCGTAGAAGAACCAGCACCAGCTCCTGTTTCTAAGAAGAAAAAGCGTAAAACAGATACAGAAGAGCGTCCTAATAATGTATTGACAGACGATTCTTCCGGTTATGCGGTATCTGATCTTAATATTGATCATACCAGCAAAAAAGACCGTAAAAAGAAGAAGCAGGATGTTGAGGAAGGAGCAGTAGCTGCTGCTGAAGTGCCTGCAGTAGCTACAGAAGACACAAAGAAGTCTTCCTCGTCAGTGAAAATGATTAATTCTGATTGTGGAAAGGTAATGGATGAAGATGCGTTCCGTAAGCTGCTCCGCAAGTTTGTAGGAGGAAAGGATGATGATGGAATGATAGATGCATTTAAGAAACAGACGAAGGGGTATTGTCTGGAGACGTCCCAGGTAAAGACGCTGGTACAGCTGTTGGGTACAGATGATAGTCGTTACCGTTTATTGGATCAGGCATATCCTAAGGTATACGATTCAGAGCATTTCGCAGCTTTGGAAAGTGTACTCTCCGACAGTTATTATAAAGGTCGCTTCAAGGCAATGGTCCACAGATAA